A window from Patescibacteria group bacterium encodes these proteins:
- the tuf gene encoding elongation factor Tu, which yields MMADKFERSKPHLNVGTIGHVDHGKTTLTAAMLKVLKENGLNVSEKAVDEIDNAPEEKERGITIATCHVEYESEKRHYAHIDCPGHADYVKNMITGAAQMDGAILVVSAADGPMPQTREHILLANQVGVESIVVYLNKTDQVEDKELIDLVEEEIKDLLKKYDFDPDKCPIIKGSALKALEGDEESKKSIMELLKALDENIPEPKRDVEKPFLMPIEDIFSIEGRGTVVTGRIERGKLKLNDEIEIVGLGETQKTVVTGIEMFNKSLDEGQAGDNAGILLRGTKKEEVERGQVIAKPGSVTPHTDFECEVYILKKEEGGRHTPFFKGYKPQFYIRTTDVTGSVELPEKTEMVMPGDTVNLKVKLNKPIALEEQQRFAIREGGHTVGAGVVTKISK from the coding sequence ATTATGGCAGATAAATTTGAAAGATCAAAACCCCATCTTAATGTTGGTACTATTGGTCATGTTGACCATGGTAAAACTACTTTAACCGCCGCTATGCTTAAAGTTTTAAAAGAGAATGGCTTAAATGTCTCAGAAAAGGCAGTAGATGAAATTGATAATGCCCCTGAAGAAAAAGAAAGAGGTATTACTATTGCTACTTGTCATGTAGAATATGAGAGTGAAAAAAGACATTATGCTCATATCGACTGTCCTGGACACGCTGATTACGTTAAAAATATGATTACCGGAGCTGCTCAAATGGATGGTGCTATTTTGGTAGTTTCCGCGGCTGACGGTCCGATGCCACAAACAAGAGAGCATATTTTGTTAGCTAACCAGGTAGGAGTGGAATCAATAGTTGTTTATTTAAATAAAACCGATCAGGTTGAAGATAAAGAATTAATTGATTTAGTTGAAGAAGAAATTAAAGATCTTCTTAAAAAATATGATTTTGATCCGGACAAATGCCCGATTATAAAAGGCTCAGCCCTAAAAGCTCTTGAAGGTGATGAGGAATCTAAAAAATCTATTATGGAACTGCTTAAAGCACTGGATGAAAATATTCCTGAACCCAAGAGAGACGTGGAAAAACCCTTTCTTATGCCAATTGAAGACATTTTCTCTATTGAAGGAAGAGGTACAGTAGTCACTGGTCGGATTGAAAGAGGGAAACTTAAGCTTAATGACGAAATTGAAATTGTTGGTCTGGGTGAAACCCAAAAAACAGTAGTCACTGGCATAGAGATGTTCAATAAATCCTTAGATGAAGGCCAGGCTGGTGATAATGCGGGTATTTTATTGCGCGGCACTAAAAAAGAAGAGGTTGAGCGTGGACAGGTTATTGCTAAACCCGGCAGTGTTACTCCGCATACTGATTTTGAATGTGAAGTTTATATCTTAAAGAAAGAAGAAGGTGGACGCCACACGCCATTTTTCAAAGGCTATAAACCTCAATTTTATATCAGAACTACTGATGTAACTGGTTCTGTAGAATTACCCGAAAAAACTGAAATGGTTATGCCTGGTGACACAGTTAACCTCAAAGTTAAACTTAATAAACCGATTGCTTTAGAAGAACAGCAGAGATTTGCTATTCGTGAAGGTGGTCATACTGTTGGTGCTGGAGTGGTAACTAAAATTAGTAAATAA
- the rpsJ gene encoding 30S ribosomal protein S10 — translation MPKTKQKNDQEEVQQRIRIKIRAYDHKIIDQCTKKIIDTAEKSGMKVKGPVPLPTEKSKYTVIRSPFVHKKSRDQYEMRIHKRLIDILEPDPKSVDSLMSLNLPAGVDVEIKM, via the coding sequence ATGCCTAAAACAAAACAAAAAAATGATCAAGAAGAGGTTCAGCAGAGAATTCGCATAAAAATTAGAGCTTATGATCATAAAATTATTGATCAATGTACAAAAAAAATAATTGATACCGCTGAAAAAAGCGGCATGAAGGTAAAAGGACCAGTGCCCCTGCCCACCGAGAAAAGTAAATATACAGTTATTAGATCACCATTTGTACATAAAAAGTCAAGAGATCAGTATGAGATGCGCATACATAAGCGTTTAATTGATATTTTAGAACCGGATCCTAAATCAGTTGATTCTTTAATGAGTTTAAATCTACCGGCTGGCGTGGACGTCGAAATAAAAATGTAA
- the rplC gene encoding 50S ribosomal protein L3 produces the protein MKFIIGKKIEMTSVFGHSGRMIAATRIKVNPNFVSQIKTKEKEGYEAVQLAFDKNKKIKKPQKGHLGKIGSYGVLKEFRVDKSSDFKVGQEVNASIFETGEIVNIMGFSKGKGFQGVVKRHGFKGAPATHGTKDQLRMPGSIGPTGPAHVFKGTRMPGRMGHDQVTVRNLEIIKVNKKSNEIFVKGAVPGPRHQILKIVATGNKNEKNASDFDSPTEANKGQEETNDKKKDNKAENKSTSTKASTNKKEEKTKEKPQKDSKEKKEK, from the coding sequence ATGAAATTTATCATCGGAAAAAAAATTGAAATGACTTCTGTTTTTGGCCATTCTGGCCGAATGATAGCCGCGACCAGAATAAAAGTTAATCCGAATTTTGTTAGCCAGATTAAAACTAAAGAAAAAGAAGGCTATGAAGCTGTTCAGCTGGCTTTTGACAAGAATAAAAAGATTAAAAAACCCCAGAAAGGACACTTGGGCAAAATCGGTTCTTACGGGGTTTTAAAAGAATTCAGAGTGGATAAATCTTCAGATTTTAAGGTAGGTCAGGAAGTCAATGCTTCAATTTTTGAAACCGGAGAAATTGTAAATATTATGGGATTTTCTAAAGGTAAAGGTTTCCAGGGAGTAGTCAAGAGGCATGGTTTTAAAGGAGCGCCGGCTACCCACGGTACTAAGGATCAGCTGCGCATGCCTGGTTCAATTGGCCCCACTGGCCCAGCCCATGTTTTTAAAGGCACACGTATGCCCGGTCGTATGGGCCATGATCAGGTAACCGTTAGAAATTTGGAAATTATTAAAGTTAATAAAAAATCAAACGAAATATTTGTTAAAGGAGCCGTGCCTGGTCCGCGCCACCAAATACTTAAAATTGTGGCTACTGGAAATAAAAATGAAAAAAATGCCTCTGATTTCGACTCACCTACTGAAGCTAATAAAGGCCAGGAAGAGACAAATGATAAAAAGAAAGATAATAAAGCAGAAAATAAATCCACTTCTACTAAAGCTTCAACAAATAAAAAAGAGGAAAAAACCAAAGAAAAACCTCAAAAAGATTCAAAGGAAAAGAAAGAAAAATAA
- the rplD gene encoding 50S ribosomal protein L4, whose product MLKANIYNNKGEKTGTVDLKEEIFGIKPKVSLIQEVIRVQMANKRYNIAHSKGRSQKRGGGRKPWRQKGTGRARHGSIRSPLWRGGGVTFGPDKDRNFKKKVNKKVKRKALFMALSDKAINKNVLLFKNLNIDEPKTKKFLELIKNVPVKKPYLLILPDTNLNIIRASNNLKENRCIRADSLNVYDIIKYKSLLMPEESLAIIYKTYLK is encoded by the coding sequence ATGCTTAAAGCAAATATTTATAATAATAAAGGTGAAAAAACCGGAACTGTGGATTTAAAAGAAGAAATTTTTGGTATCAAGCCAAAGGTTTCTCTTATACAGGAAGTGATTAGAGTTCAGATGGCTAATAAGCGGTATAATATAGCTCACAGCAAAGGACGGAGTCAAAAACGGGGCGGCGGACGTAAGCCTTGGCGCCAAAAAGGCACCGGCCGGGCTAGGCACGGATCAATTAGATCACCACTTTGGCGAGGCGGCGGAGTTACTTTTGGGCCTGACAAAGACAGAAATTTTAAAAAGAAAGTCAATAAAAAGGTAAAAAGAAAAGCTTTATTTATGGCTCTATCAGATAAAGCCATAAATAAAAATGTTTTACTTTTTAAAAATTTAAATATTGATGAGCCAAAAACCAAGAAGTTCCTGGAATTAATCAAAAATGTACCAGTTAAAAAACCTTATTTATTAATTTTACCTGATACTAATTTAAATATAATCAGAGCTTCAAATAATTTAAAAGAAAATAGATGTATTCGGGCCGATTCCCTTAATGTTTATGATATTATAAAGTATAAAAGTTTACTTATGCCCGAAGAATCTTTAGCTATTATCTATAAAACTTATTTAAAATAA
- the rplW gene encoding 50S ribosomal protein L23, translating into MGLFDRFKKPKTDKASHKEEKRVRDKKKKSKLTKQKQEEAKKKRFQAVGTAAPEVKKKTAKKKKTAKKKTRTESGTAPKILIRPIVSEKSTELGVANKYVFEVNKVSNKIQIKKAFKDLYGYKPISVNIINMSGKQVRYGRSTGRTKNWKKAVITLKAEEKIDINT; encoded by the coding sequence ATGGGATTATTTGATAGATTTAAAAAACCAAAAACTGACAAGGCTTCTCACAAAGAGGAAAAGCGTGTACGTGACAAAAAAAAGAAATCCAAATTAACAAAGCAAAAGCAAGAGGAAGCCAAAAAAAAGCGTTTTCAAGCGGTTGGCACCGCTGCTCCAGAAGTCAAAAAAAAGACAGCCAAAAAGAAAAAGACAGCTAAAAAGAAGACTAGAACGGAAAGTGGTACAGCCCCAAAAATACTGATTAGGCCGATAGTCTCAGAAAAAAGTACTGAATTAGGTGTGGCCAATAAATATGTTTTTGAAGTTAACAAGGTCTCAAATAAAATCCAAATAAAAAAAGCTTTTAAGGATTTATACGGCTATAAACCTATAAGTGTTAATATTATTAACATGAGCGGCAAACAGGTTAGATATGGCCGATCAACTGGTCGTACTAAAAATTGGAAAAAGGCGGTTATTACCTTGAAAGCTGAAGAAAAAATTGATATAAATACTTAA
- the rplB gene encoding 50S ribosomal protein L2, translated as MAVKKNKPTTPGRRRSSSLTYEELTKKKPEKSLLKIIKKKAGRSKGKITVRHKGGGHKRFYRLVDFKRHNFDVPAEVKSIEYDPNRSAFIALLAYEDGKKSYVLSPTGLSVGDKILSSKDKIEIKNGNRMPLEKMPPGSFIYNIEMNPGQGGKIVRSAGLRAALMGVEGKNAQLKMPSGEIRLFDKKSLATLGQVSNADHINVRLGKAGKKRWLGIRPTVRGKAMNPTDHPHGGGEGSTPVGMKHPKTPTGKPAMGKTTRKKNKKSNRMIIKKRRKK; from the coding sequence ATGGCAGTTAAGAAAAACAAACCAACTACTCCCGGACGAAGGCGATCATCCTCATTAACTTATGAGGAATTAACCAAAAAGAAACCAGAGAAATCTTTGCTTAAGATTATCAAGAAGAAAGCTGGTCGTTCAAAAGGAAAAATTACCGTTAGGCACAAAGGCGGCGGACATAAAAGATTTTATCGTTTAGTAGATTTTAAGCGCCATAATTTTGATGTGCCAGCTGAAGTTAAAAGTATTGAGTATGATCCTAATCGCAGTGCTTTTATTGCTCTTTTGGCATATGAAGACGGTAAGAAAAGTTATGTTCTGTCTCCGACTGGCCTGTCAGTTGGCGATAAAATACTTTCTTCTAAAGATAAGATAGAAATAAAAAATGGTAATCGTATGCCTTTGGAGAAAATGCCACCTGGTTCTTTTATTTATAATATTGAAATGAATCCCGGGCAAGGTGGTAAAATAGTAAGATCAGCCGGCTTGAGGGCTGCTTTGATGGGAGTTGAAGGAAAAAATGCCCAGTTAAAAATGCCTTCCGGAGAAATAAGATTATTTGATAAAAAGTCATTAGCCACTTTGGGACAAGTTTCTAATGCTGATCATATTAATGTTAGACTAGGTAAAGCTGGCAAGAAAAGATGGCTGGGCATCCGACCGACAGTACGTGGTAAGGCTATGAACCCAACAGATCATCCTCATGGTGGCGGCGAAGGTAGTACTCCGGTGGGTATGAAACATCCAAAAACCCCAACTGGTAAACCAGCTATGGGTAAAACTACCCGGAAAAAAAATAAAAAATCCAATCGGATGATTATTAAAAAAAGAAGAAAGAAATAA
- the rpsS gene encoding 30S ribosomal protein S19: MSRSLKKGPYINPKLLKKMSKVRVGDKTVIKTWSRASVITPEMVGYTFGVHNGKEHVPVRVTENMVGHKLGEFSPTRKFVKHGGRMQKEAEIAQAETVRQEAKKTAGEEETKKPKEE, encoded by the coding sequence ATGTCAAGAAGTCTAAAAAAAGGCCCATACATTAATCCAAAATTGCTTAAAAAAATGAGCAAGGTTAGAGTTGGTGATAAAACAGTAATTAAAACTTGGTCACGTGCTTCGGTTATTACTCCGGAAATGGTTGGCTATACTTTTGGGGTGCATAATGGGAAAGAGCACGTACCGGTCAGAGTAACTGAAAATATGGTTGGTCATAAATTGGGTGAATTCTCTCCTACTCGTAAATTTGTCAAACATGGCGGACGTATGCAAAAAGAAGCAGAAATTGCCCAAGCTGAAACAGTTCGCCAGGAAGCCAAAAAGACAGCTGGAGAAGAAGAAACAAAAAAACCTAAAGAAGAATAA
- the rpsC gene encoding 30S ribosomal protein S3, with translation MGRKVNPKIFRLGTTQSWKSKWFSRKNYSKYLKQDTKIRKFLRNKLKGASVAKIGIERSANNITINIHTSKPGLVIGRGGAGADQLKKEVKNKVLKNPKGSLKVNITEVSQPNLNAEIVCQSVIEQIEKRIPFRRVMKRTLDNVMKAGAKGVKITVSGRLNGAEIARTEKLAKGQIPLHTLRADVDYSRGNAATTYGSIGVRVWIYKGEVFEDDKKNNNQKK, from the coding sequence ATGGGAAGAAAGGTTAATCCAAAAATATTTCGTCTAGGCACAACCCAGAGTTGGAAATCAAAATGGTTTTCCAGAAAGAATTATAGTAAATATTTAAAACAAGATACTAAAATAAGAAAATTTTTAAGGAATAAATTAAAAGGAGCCAGTGTTGCTAAAATTGGTATTGAACGTTCAGCCAACAATATTACCATAAATATTCATACTTCAAAACCAGGATTAGTTATTGGCCGTGGTGGAGCGGGCGCTGATCAGCTGAAAAAAGAAGTTAAAAATAAAGTCTTAAAAAATCCTAAAGGCAGTTTAAAAGTAAATATTACTGAAGTTTCCCAGCCCAATCTAAACGCAGAGATTGTTTGCCAGAGTGTTATTGAGCAGATTGAAAAAAGAATACCCTTTCGAAGGGTTATGAAAAGAACTCTGGATAATGTAATGAAAGCTGGAGCTAAAGGGGTAAAAATTACAGTCTCTGGTCGATTAAACGGCGCTGAAATTGCTCGTACTGAGAAATTAGCTAAAGGCCAGATTCCACTTCATACCCTCCGGGCTGATGTTGATTATTCTAGAGGAAATGCGGCTACTACGTATGGCAGTATTGGAGTACGAGTTTGGATTTATAAAGGTGAAGTTTTTGAAGATGATAAAAAAAATAATAACCAGAAAAAATAA
- the rplP gene encoding 50S ribosomal protein L16 yields MLIPKKVKYRKWQKGRQKGRATSGNKISFGQYGLKSLDKSWITARQVEAARRSITRFLQKGGKIWIRVFPDKPVTGKSSEVPMGGGKGAVDHFVAVVKPGTVLFELGGIDKETAKEALRRASFKLPVKTKFVERI; encoded by the coding sequence ATGTTAATACCGAAAAAAGTAAAATACAGAAAATGGCAAAAAGGCCGGCAAAAAGGCCGGGCTACTTCGGGTAATAAAATTTCTTTTGGTCAGTATGGCTTGAAATCTTTAGATAAATCTTGGATAACGGCCAGACAAGTAGAAGCAGCTAGACGGTCCATTACCCGTTTTTTACAAAAAGGCGGAAAAATATGGATAAGAGTTTTTCCAGACAAACCAGTGACTGGCAAGAGTTCAGAAGTGCCCATGGGCGGTGGTAAAGGAGCAGTAGATCATTTTGTAGCTGTGGTTAAACCGGGTACTGTCCTTTTCGAGCTTGGTGGTATTGATAAAGAAACAGCCAAAGAGGCTTTAAGAAGGGCTTCTTTCAAGCTGCCGGTTAAAACTAAATTTGTAGAAAGAATATAG
- the rpmC gene encoding 50S ribosomal protein L29 codes for MKFKELKTKSSKELKNLLKNNREDLRDLRFKVSNKQIKNVREIRKVKKSIAQILTLLKKKSKVQTNKANNKEKNVSK; via the coding sequence ATGAAGTTCAAAGAATTAAAAACTAAATCATCTAAAGAATTAAAAAATCTTTTAAAAAATAATAGAGAAGATTTAAGAGACTTAAGATTTAAAGTTTCCAATAAACAAATAAAAAATGTTAGGGAAATAAGAAAAGTAAAAAAAAGTATCGCTCAAATATTGACACTGCTTAAGAAGAAAAGTAAAGTACAAACTAATAAAGCAAATAATAAAGAAAAAAATGTCTCAAAATAA
- the rpsQ gene encoding 30S ribosomal protein S17, protein MSQNNKKKRKLKGVVVSDKMDKTIVVKVERSKKHPLYKKIFFISKKYKVHDPENKYKEGDKVVIIESKPYSKDKRWLVINKIS, encoded by the coding sequence ATGTCTCAAAATAATAAGAAGAAAAGAAAATTAAAAGGAGTGGTTGTTTCCGATAAAATGGACAAAACTATTGTGGTTAAAGTAGAAAGATCTAAAAAACATCCGCTTTATAAAAAAATATTTTTTATTTCTAAAAAATATAAAGTTCACGATCCCGAAAATAAGTATAAAGAAGGAGACAAAGTGGTTATTATTGAATCAAAGCCATATTCAAAAGATAAAAGATGGCTGGTAATTAATAAAATTTCATAA
- the rplN gene encoding 50S ribosomal protein L14 produces the protein MIQVHTSLKVADNTGARKIQCIRLHRGFKRRYARLGDIITATVKKADPHAMIKKGEIVKAVIVRMRKETRRSDGSYLRFDENAAVVIDPKTKMPRGTRIFGPVARELRKRGFNKIISLAAEVL, from the coding sequence ATGATACAAGTACACACATCTTTAAAAGTGGCTGATAATACCGGAGCTAGAAAAATCCAATGTATACGTCTTCACAGAGGTTTTAAAAGAAGATACGCTCGCTTAGGCGATATTATTACAGCTACAGTTAAAAAAGCTGATCCGCATGCTATGATTAAAAAAGGTGAAATTGTCAAAGCAGTCATTGTTAGAATGAGAAAAGAAACTCGCCGGTCTGATGGTTCTTATTTAAGATTTGATGAAAACGCAGCTGTGGTTATCGATCCGAAAACAAAAATGCCGCGAGGCACTAGAATTTTCGGACCAGTAGCCAGAGAATTAAGAAAAAGAGGCTTTAATAAGATTATATCATTAGCAGCTGAAGTATTATAA
- the rplX gene encoding 50S ribosomal protein L24 codes for MKIKKGDTVKILTGKDRGKKGKVIQVLPNENMVMVENINMMVKNIRPKKAGEKGQKVEYAAPLNISNVSLLCPKCSKPTRAGYKVLKNEKIRICKKCKEKI; via the coding sequence ATGAAAATAAAAAAAGGCGATACAGTTAAAATATTAACCGGTAAAGATCGTGGCAAAAAAGGTAAAGTAATTCAAGTTTTACCAAACGAAAATATGGTTATGGTTGAAAATATAAATATGATGGTTAAAAATATTAGACCGAAAAAAGCCGGAGAAAAAGGGCAAAAAGTTGAATACGCCGCTCCTCTTAATATTTCTAATGTTAGCTTGCTTTGTCCTAAATGTTCAAAACCAACTCGAGCTGGTTATAAGGTTTTAAAAAATGAGAAAATTAGAATTTGTAAAAAATGTAAGGAGAAAATATAA
- the rplE gene encoding 50S ribosomal protein L5, which translates to MNRLYKKYQEKIIPYMAKTFSYKNKMAVPKIKKVVLNVGIPAENLNDDKFVKAITKSLEQITGQKPVFTRAKKSISAFKVKQGMKVGAKVTLRGKRMYDFIDKLVNITLPRVRDFRGLDKDLVTGGKSLTIGFIENVVFPEINSEKIERMHGLEVTIVSNAEDNKEMLALLTAFGFPFKKDKDKNNL; encoded by the coding sequence ATGAATCGACTTTATAAAAAATATCAAGAAAAAATTATTCCTTATATGGCGAAAACTTTTAGCTATAAGAATAAAATGGCTGTACCAAAAATTAAAAAAGTAGTTTTGAATGTTGGTATACCGGCAGAAAATTTGAACGATGATAAATTTGTTAAAGCCATCACTAAAAGTTTAGAGCAAATCACTGGCCAAAAACCAGTATTCACACGAGCCAAAAAGTCTATTTCAGCTTTTAAAGTGAAACAGGGTATGAAAGTTGGAGCTAAGGTTACCTTACGCGGGAAAAGAATGTATGATTTTATAGATAAGTTGGTTAACATTACCCTACCTCGTGTCCGTGATTTTCGCGGATTAGATAAAGACCTAGTAACAGGCGGGAAAAGTTTGACCATTGGTTTTATAGAGAATGTTGTTTTTCCCGAAATAAACAGCGAAAAAATTGAAAGAATGCATGGATTAGAAGTTACAATTGTTAGTAATGCCGAAGATAATAAAGAAATGCTGGCTCTTCTTACGGCCTTTGGCTTTCCTTTTAAGAAAGATAAAGATAAAAATAATTTATAA
- a CDS encoding type Z 30S ribosomal protein S14 has protein sequence MAKKSVIARSKKKPKYSTRQVNRCWRCGRKRGYMRKFGLCRICFRELANKNEIPGIKKSSW, from the coding sequence ATGGCTAAAAAATCAGTGATAGCAAGATCAAAAAAGAAACCCAAATATTCTACCCGCCAGGTGAATCGTTGTTGGCGCTGCGGTCGTAAAAGGGGTTATATGAGGAAATTTGGTCTTTGCCGTATTTGTTTTCGGGAGTTAGCTAACAAAAATGAAATCCCGGGTATTAAAAAATCATCTTGGTAA
- the rpsH gene encoding 30S ribosomal protein S8: MTDPIADMLSRIRNGLLAKKSEIIFPYSNIKFEIAKILAERGWIESANKIEDKFDKIKIVLKYDEDKKPAITSIKRVSKPGRRIYVPKDKLPIVLNNYGEAIISTSRGLMTNKKARKEKVGGEIICEIY, encoded by the coding sequence ATGACTGATCCAATTGCTGATATGTTATCACGAATAAGAAATGGCCTTTTAGCTAAAAAGTCAGAAATTATTTTTCCGTATTCAAATATAAAATTTGAAATTGCAAAAATTTTAGCTGAAAGAGGCTGGATTGAAAGTGCCAATAAAATAGAAGATAAATTTGATAAAATAAAAATAGTATTAAAATATGATGAAGATAAAAAGCCGGCCATTACTTCTATAAAGAGAGTAAGTAAACCCGGACGTCGTATTTATGTACCAAAGGATAAATTGCCGATTGTACTTAATAATTATGGTGAAGCAATAATTTCTACATCAAGAGGTCTAATGACTAATAAAAAAGCCAGAAAAGAAAAAGTCGGCGGAGAAATAATTTGTGAAATTTATTAA
- the rplF gene encoding 50S ribosomal protein L6: protein MSRIGKLPIKFGDEIEINLKEHTLEVKGPKGKLEQKIHSHISLDIKDDEIVVKVRNPQEKKDRALWGLFRALIDNMVQGVKEGFEKKLEINGVGYKAKVSDHKLTLNLGYSHSIEYNFPEDIEIKVDKNIVTVAGPDRQKVGQVAAEIRRFRKPEPYKGKGIKYVDEVIRRKAGKAAKGDEDGA from the coding sequence ATGTCTAGAATAGGTAAATTACCCATAAAATTTGGAGATGAAATAGAAATTAATTTAAAGGAGCATACTTTAGAAGTGAAAGGTCCCAAGGGTAAACTTGAACAAAAAATACATTCACATATTTCCTTAGATATTAAGGATGATGAGATTGTAGTTAAGGTAAGAAATCCTCAGGAAAAAAAAGACCGGGCACTTTGGGGGTTATTCAGAGCTTTAATAGACAATATGGTTCAGGGTGTGAAAGAAGGCTTTGAAAAAAAGTTAGAAATCAATGGTGTTGGTTATAAAGCAAAAGTGAGCGATCATAAATTAACTCTTAATTTGGGTTATTCTCATTCTATTGAATATAACTTTCCAGAAGATATTGAAATAAAGGTGGATAAGAATATTGTCACTGTAGCTGGCCCGGATCGTCAAAAAGTAGGACAAGTAGCGGCTGAAATTAGAAGATTTAGAAAACCAGAGCCTTACAAAGGTAAAGGTATTAAGTATGTCGATGAAGTCATTCGCCGTAAAGCTGGTAAAGCCGCTAAAGGAGATGAAGACGGGGCTTAA
- the rplR gene encoding 50S ribosomal protein L18, with the protein MRKLKDKKLKRKKRKIRIRSKIFGTAKKPRLNVYKSNKHIYAQLIDDKKNKTIVSVSDMNTDKAKISKEKKEKEENSGQKAAFLVGQKIGQKALKKNIKNVVFDRGGFKYHGQVKSLAEGARKAGLIF; encoded by the coding sequence ATGAGAAAACTTAAAGATAAAAAGTTAAAAAGAAAAAAAAGAAAGATAAGAATAAGATCTAAAATTTTTGGCACGGCTAAGAAGCCCAGACTAAATGTTTATAAAAGTAATAAGCATATTTATGCTCAGCTTATTGATGATAAAAAAAATAAAACAATAGTTTCGGTTTCCGATATGAATACAGACAAAGCTAAAATTTCTAAAGAAAAAAAAGAAAAGGAAGAAAATTCTGGTCAGAAAGCAGCTTTTTTGGTAGGACAAAAAATTGGCCAAAAAGCTCTTAAAAAAAATATCAAAAATGTGGTATTTGATCGAGGCGGTTTTAAATACCACGGCCAAGTAAAATCTTTAGCTGAAGGGGCCCGGAAGGCCGGATTAATTTTTTAA
- the rpsE gene encoding 30S ribosomal protein S5 has protein sequence MKKRFKKHRDKNFKKREYEQNVIEIARISRVVAGGRRMRFRACMVIGDMKGKIGLGVKKGADVATAINKAVNAAKKEMIKVKTIDETIPHEMRVKYKSAKVLIKPAPKGTGIIAGGAVRAALELTGIKNIVAKMIGSKNKINNVKALIKALKELKEPRKEKNTKKKEKESKKESPEKNDKDRIKK, from the coding sequence ATGAAAAAAAGATTTAAAAAGCATAGAGATAAAAATTTTAAAAAGCGAGAATATGAACAAAATGTTATTGAAATTGCTCGTATTTCCCGCGTAGTGGCTGGTGGCCGAAGAATGCGTTTTCGCGCCTGCATGGTTATTGGTGATATGAAGGGTAAAATCGGTCTCGGCGTAAAAAAAGGAGCTGATGTAGCCACGGCTATTAATAAGGCGGTTAATGCGGCCAAGAAAGAAATGATAAAAGTAAAAACTATTGACGAGACTATTCCTCATGAAATGCGGGTAAAATATAAATCAGCTAAGGTTTTAATAAAACCAGCTCCTAAGGGTACTGGTATTATTGCTGGCGGAGCTGTTAGGGCTGCTTTAGAATTAACTGGTATTAAAAATATTGTAGCAAAAATGATCGGTTCAAAAAATAAGATTAACAACGTTAAAGCCTTAATAAAGGCTTTAAAAGAATTAAAAGAACCCAGAAAAGAAAAAAATACCAAGAAAAAAGAAAAGGAATCTAAAAAAGAGTCTCCAGAAAAAAATGATAAAGATAGGATTAAAAAATAA
- the rplO gene encoding 50S ribosomal protein L15 yields the protein MEITLDNLKNPNKKKKRRKGRGDSSGRGTYSGRGQKGQKSRSGGQKGLRWLGLRQTLKRIPKKRGFKSFYPKMSVINIGDLDKHFDDGEIINQKKLLKMDLVNYSPRGLKVLGQGKINKKLIVKAKAFSKSAKEAIVKAGGQAEEIK from the coding sequence ATGGAAATTACTTTAGATAATTTAAAAAATCCCAATAAAAAGAAAAAAAGAAGAAAGGGTCGCGGCGATTCCTCTGGCCGTGGTACTTATTCCGGGCGTGGACAAAAGGGACAGAAATCAAGATCAGGTGGGCAAAAAGGTCTTCGTTGGCTTGGTTTAAGACAAACCTTAAAAAGAATACCTAAAAAGAGAGGATTTAAAAGTTTTTATCCAAAAATGTCAGTTATTAATATTGGTGATTTAGATAAGCATTTTGATGATGGAGAAATAATCAATCAAAAGAAATTACTAAAAATGGATTTGGTTAATTATTCCCCACGAGGTTTAAAAGTTCTTGGTCAGGGTAAAATAAATAAAAAATTGATTGTTAAGGCCAAAGCCTTTTCTAAATCGGCTAAAGAAGCTATAGTTAAGGCAGGCGGTCAAGCGGAAGAAATAAAATAA